CGCATGGTGTAATCGGGTCCCGATGCGCCCGCAGCACCTCACGCGCCGCCTCGTCATGATCGCGGGGCTCGGCGCCCTCGTGGCAGTAGGACTCGCAGCGGCCGCTAACCTGCCGGCGACCGTCGAAGCCCTGGGACGGTTTCACTGGCGGCTCCTCCCGCTCGTCGTCGGGGCCACCTTGGGGAACTACGTCCTCCGCTTCCTCAAGTGGCACTACTACCTCCGGGTGCTCGCCATCCCCCTCGGCGCTCGGCCGAGTCTCCTCGTCTTCCTGGCGGGATTCAC
The genomic region above belongs to Candidatus Methylomirabilota bacterium and contains:
- a CDS encoding UPF0104 family protein; this translates as MRPQHLTRRLVMIAGLGALVAVGLAAAANLPATVEALGRFHWRLLPLVVGATLGNYVLRFLKWHYYLRVLAIPLGARPSLLVFLAGFT